One segment of Triticum aestivum cultivar Chinese Spring chromosome 2A, IWGSC CS RefSeq v2.1, whole genome shotgun sequence DNA contains the following:
- the LOC123187140 gene encoding F-box only protein 7, with protein MESCSVARIMSLGKLAIHRTYLCTLIFRNLPKLLGFTPSSLKKFCKAEHVELQLTKKTTLGTLPELPPDILMGIFATLEIPDLVRAGSVCSSWLSAYTSLRSLGQYKLQQTPCLLYTSESAGESVACLYSLAEKRSYKLTLPEPPIRTRCLIGSSHGWLVTVDDRSEMHLVNPITCEQIALPSVITIEQVNPIVDEYGALHKYEFSWHSGARGVYSSPSIFALDKLRHELHYKAFVFPDTSTGSYIVVLIHDPMRQLSFARVGDDKWTWLPPYDDYSDCTYKDGLLYAACTYKGELHTFDLSGPVVTRKTIISTPREYDCEYMYVVQAPWGGLLLIWRIFEDHNVEPEPGASVFWNTTQYRIYEFDAAGSKLKEINCLRDHVLFLGHNQSLCLGAEEYPSLRANHAYFTDDNSLWACGLKNNHRDMGVLNLDDNSKEDLVSPQLWSNFPAPMWITPDLRKMNLASGGD; from the coding sequence ATGGAGTCATGTAGTGTTGCCAGGATAATGAGCTTAGGGAAGCTTGCTATACACAGGACGTATTTGTGCACCCTAATCTTCAGAAATTTGCCAAAGCTGCTAGGCTTCACTCCCAGTTCACTGAAGAAATTCTGCAAAGCTGAACATGTTGAGCTACAACTGACCAAGAAGACTACACTAGGCACACTGCCGGAGCTGCCTCCGGACATCTTGATGGGTATCTTTGCCACCCTTGAGATCCCTGACCTCGTGCGTGCCGGCTCTGTCTGCTCCTCCTGGCTTTCCGCATACACAAGCCTACGGAGCCTTGGGCAGTACAAACTCCAGCAGACGCCATGCCTCCTCTACACTTCCGAATCCGCTGGTGAGAGTGTTGCATGCCTCTACAGCCTCGCGGAGAAGAGGTCGTACAAGTTAACTCTCCCGGAGCCGCCTATACGCACTAGGTGTTTGATCGGGTCCTCACATGGCTGGCTGGTAACTGTTGACGACAGATCTGAGATGCACCTTGTCAATCCCATCACATGTGAACAGATTGCTCTCCCATCAGTGATCACCATTGAGCAGGTGAACCCCATAGTTGATGAGTATGGTGCTCTCCACAAGTATGAATTCTCATGGCACAGTGGAGCCCGTGGTGTTTATAGCTCGCCATCAATCTTCGCTCTTGACAAGCTGCGGCATGAACTCCACTATAAAGCATTTGTTTTCCCTGATACATCCACTGGAAGCTACATTGTCGTGCTCATCCATGATCCAATGCGTCAGCTCTCTTTTGCAAGGGTTGGGGATGATAAGTGGACCTGGTTGCCACCTTATGATGACTATAGTGACTGCACTTACAAGGATGGCTTGTTGTATGCTGCATGCACTTACAAGGGAGAACTTCACACCTTTGATCTTAGTGGCCCTGTGGTCACAAGGAAGACGATTATAAGCACACCCAGGGAGTACGACTGCGAGTACATGTACGTTGTTCAAGCTCCATGGGGTGGTCTGCTACTTATATGGAGGATCTTTGAGGATCATAATGTAGAACCTGAACCTGGGGCATCTGTGTTTTGGAACACTACGCAATATAGGATATATGAATTTGACGCTGCTGGAAGTAAACTTAAGGAAATCAATTGCTTGCGTGACCATGTGTTGTTTCTTGGGCATAATCAATCACTTTGTCTTGGAGCTGAAGAATATCCGTCTCTCAGGGCAAATCATGCCTACTTCACTGATGATAATTCTTTATGGGCATGTGGATTGAAGAATAATCACCGTGATATGGGAGTTCTCAACTTGGATGATAACAGCAAGGAGGACCTTGTGTCTCCGCAGCTTTGGTCAAACTTTCCGGCCCCAATGTGGATTACACCTGATCTTCGAAAGATGAACTTGGCTTCAGGGGGAGATTGA